A single window of Paenibacillus sp. FSL H8-0537 DNA harbors:
- a CDS encoding Gfo/Idh/MocA family oxidoreductase, whose product MIKIGKISYWHVHAWDYTKEAQAHPGTEITAVWDELPERGQAAADKLGVPFYSNLDEMLASDIDAVIVDAPSNIHRDVIIAAARAGKHIFTEKVIAPTLKEVNEVIEAVSANNVKLTVSLPRLNAGYTLAIQDILAQGLLGKVTLVRVRLSHDGATKNWLPEHFYNLEQCGGGALIDLGCHPMYLTRLFLGEQPVEASAQYGYVTGKEVEDNAVVLLKTASGAVGIVEAGFVNAFSPFTIEIHGTQGTLMYGTPDDRLLLRTNLNGEDAAKQWQEQVLPNSRPGAFNQFADHIVNDTKAEENVQLAVELTKLVEAANRSVREGKSIRIDELAQ is encoded by the coding sequence ATGATTAAAATTGGTAAAATTAGCTACTGGCATGTACATGCTTGGGATTATACGAAGGAAGCGCAGGCGCATCCGGGTACAGAAATTACAGCGGTATGGGATGAGCTTCCAGAGCGCGGCCAAGCGGCTGCTGACAAGCTAGGCGTTCCCTTCTACAGCAACTTGGACGAGATGCTCGCAAGCGACATTGACGCCGTTATCGTAGACGCTCCGTCCAACATCCACCGCGACGTTATTATTGCGGCAGCTCGTGCGGGCAAGCATATTTTCACGGAAAAAGTTATCGCTCCTACGCTTAAAGAAGTGAATGAAGTCATCGAAGCGGTATCCGCGAATAATGTGAAGCTTACCGTTTCCCTTCCAAGGCTGAACGCGGGCTACACGCTGGCGATTCAGGACATTTTGGCACAAGGCCTGCTTGGCAAAGTAACACTTGTTCGGGTTAGATTGTCGCATGATGGCGCTACGAAAAACTGGCTGCCGGAGCATTTCTACAATTTGGAGCAATGTGGCGGCGGCGCCTTGATCGATCTGGGCTGCCACCCGATGTATTTGACTCGCCTGTTCCTCGGTGAGCAGCCTGTTGAAGCATCTGCGCAATATGGCTATGTAACAGGAAAAGAAGTAGAAGATAACGCGGTCGTACTGCTTAAAACAGCATCAGGCGCTGTCGGCATCGTTGAAGCGGGCTTCGTCAACGCGTTCTCGCCTTTCACGATCGAAATTCACGGCACGCAAGGCACATTGATGTACGGCACACCGGATGACCGCTTATTGCTGCGGACGAACTTGAACGGTGAAGACGCTGCGAAGCAGTGGCAGGAGCAGGTGCTTCCAAACTCGCGACCAGGCGCTTTCAACCAATTCGCCGATCATATTGTTAACGATACGAAGGCTGAGGAAAATGTACAGCTTGCTGTTGAATTAACGAAGCTGGTTGAAGCGGCGAACCGTTCCGTGCGCGAAGGCAAATCGATTCGTATCGATGAGTTGGCGCAATAA
- a CDS encoding helix-turn-helix domain-containing protein has product MQSFPYEVMRERQDALERLDLRIRWGYYDIHVLRFHLTQFLPGKIVNFHKHAEFEFHFIPQGKGTVILVDMPYALNEGMFYLTGPDVLHYQEASPDDIMDELCLHVDIIDRRLLPGSSPATEADDWEVAEADDCISKLRTLPLFPAEDVHQAMPLFLEAYEACSRHYTGSYTTIRQNVIQILLRAVRAYDTVKEPEQAHWPTRDMKAYRYRLAMEYIQANYSGEVTLEDVADKLNLSSRHIQRVFKEAGDGQSFSATLENMRLKAVCHALAESTQSIEKIAQQTGFANANYLHAVFRKRFDMTPSEYRAQQMSIM; this is encoded by the coding sequence TTGCAGTCTTTTCCATATGAAGTGATGCGTGAGCGCCAGGATGCGCTTGAGAGGCTTGATCTTCGCATCCGCTGGGGATATTACGATATTCATGTGCTCCGTTTTCACCTGACCCAGTTTCTTCCCGGTAAAATCGTCAACTTTCACAAGCATGCCGAGTTTGAGTTTCATTTTATACCGCAGGGCAAGGGGACTGTTATTCTGGTCGATATGCCGTATGCGCTGAACGAGGGCATGTTTTATTTGACGGGACCTGATGTGCTTCATTATCAGGAGGCAAGTCCGGATGACATTATGGATGAGCTGTGCCTGCATGTCGATATTATCGATCGCAGATTGTTGCCCGGCTCCTCCCCTGCTACGGAAGCGGATGACTGGGAAGTGGCAGAGGCAGATGATTGCATCAGCAAGCTGCGCACGCTGCCTCTGTTTCCAGCAGAAGATGTGCATCAGGCTATGCCTTTGTTTTTGGAAGCTTATGAAGCTTGCTCAAGGCATTATACAGGCAGTTATACGACGATCAGACAAAATGTCATTCAAATCTTGCTGCGGGCAGTGCGTGCTTATGACACGGTGAAGGAGCCGGAACAGGCCCACTGGCCCACACGGGATATGAAGGCTTACCGCTATCGTCTCGCTATGGAATATATACAGGCCAACTACTCCGGCGAGGTCACGCTTGAGGATGTAGCCGACAAGCTGAATTTAAGCTCGCGGCATATTCAGCGGGTGTTCAAGGAAGCCGGGGATGGCCAGTCCTTCAGTGCAACACTTGAAAACATGCGCCTCAAGGCGGTATGCCATGCGCTTGCGGAAAGCACGCAGTCGATTGAAAAAATCGCTCAGCAAACGGGCTTTGCCAATGCCAACTATTTGCATGCGGTGTTTCGCAAACGTTTTGATATGACCCCTTCTGAATACCGCGCGCAGCAGATGTCCATCATGTAG
- a CDS encoding Gfo/Idh/MocA family oxidoreductase has protein sequence MSKTLKIGIIGSGGIAGAHARAYKQMLGVEVAAVADIIPGRAQQFIEHWELPQATAYDDYRQLLDTELDGVSICTPNVAHYQTTVDALNTGKHVMLEKPMSVTLEEAVTMAETALKTGYMLNIGFQPRYDPNMAIIRDLISSGELGKVYYVETGGGRRRGMPGGTFIRKDIAGAGAMADIGCYSLDMAMNALGYPKPLTVSAFTSNHFGTNPLYHKEADKFDVEDFGVAMIRFEGDIVLNFKISWAMHMDSLGAALFLGTNAGLKVTPSGSGPWSGVFDGSVGSITMFHDVQGHHTESPIPVIQHQTDLFHAKVWDFAEAVRDGRPAPIPGSQIVRNQAVIDGIIRSAQTKKEVDIFLPSPFA, from the coding sequence ATGTCCAAGACGCTAAAAATCGGAATTATCGGCAGCGGCGGCATCGCAGGCGCCCATGCCAGAGCGTATAAGCAGATGCTCGGTGTAGAAGTTGCAGCTGTAGCCGATATTATTCCAGGCCGCGCCCAGCAATTTATTGAGCATTGGGAGCTGCCCCAGGCGACAGCCTATGACGACTATCGCCAATTGCTCGATACAGAGCTTGATGGCGTCAGCATCTGTACGCCGAATGTTGCCCACTACCAAACGACGGTCGATGCGCTAAATACAGGCAAGCATGTCATGCTGGAAAAGCCAATGTCGGTCACGCTTGAAGAAGCGGTAACGATGGCGGAAACAGCGCTCAAAACAGGCTATATGCTCAACATCGGCTTCCAGCCGCGTTATGACCCGAATATGGCGATCATTCGTGATCTCATCTCGTCTGGCGAGCTAGGCAAAGTGTATTATGTAGAAACGGGAGGCGGACGCCGCCGCGGCATGCCGGGCGGAACCTTTATCCGCAAGGACATTGCCGGAGCTGGTGCCATGGCCGACATTGGCTGCTACTCGCTCGACATGGCGATGAATGCGCTTGGTTATCCGAAGCCGCTCACGGTATCAGCGTTTACGTCTAACCATTTTGGCACGAACCCGCTGTATCATAAGGAAGCAGACAAGTTTGACGTTGAGGATTTCGGCGTGGCGATGATTCGTTTCGAAGGCGATATTGTGCTCAATTTCAAAATTTCTTGGGCGATGCATATGGACTCGCTCGGCGCCGCCCTATTCCTCGGTACCAATGCCGGACTCAAGGTTACGCCTTCCGGCTCAGGCCCTTGGAGCGGCGTATTCGATGGCAGTGTAGGCTCCATCACGATGTTCCATGATGTACAAGGACATCATACGGAAAGCCCGATTCCGGTTATTCAGCACCAAACCGATCTGTTTCACGCCAAGGTGTGGGATTTTGCCGAAGCGGTGCGCGACGGCAGACCGGCCCCTATTCCTGGCAGCCAAATCGTTCGCAATCAAGCGGTTATCGACGGCATTATCCGTTCTGCTCAGACGAAAAAGGAAGTCGATATCTTTTTACCTTCCCCGTTTGCATAA
- a CDS encoding Gfo/Idh/MocA family oxidoreductase yields MSTTHRIAIIGCGGIANGKHLPSLSTIKSAQIVAFCDIEEHRAQEAAAKYGAEGARVYTDYTELLKDESIEIVHVCTPNDSHAVIAIAALEAGKHVMCEKPMAKTAADAKLMMETARRTGKKLTIGYNNRFRPDSQQLKKICANGELGEVYYAKAHAIRRRAVPTWGVFLDEEKQGGGPLIDIGTHALDLTLWMMDNYKPKVVLGTAYHKLSQRENAANAWGPWDPAKFTVEDSAFGMIVMENGATISLESSWALNTLDIDEAKCSLSGTEGGADMKGGLRINGENHSRLYTTDIELKSGGVAFFDGADSGRDSDLEMRMWLKAIEDDTDPVVTPEQAYVVSQILEAIYESARTGKAVYL; encoded by the coding sequence ATGTCTACAACTCATCGTATTGCGATTATCGGCTGTGGCGGTATCGCTAATGGCAAGCATTTGCCGAGCCTTAGCACGATTAAAAGCGCACAAATCGTCGCTTTCTGCGACATCGAGGAGCATCGCGCACAGGAGGCTGCAGCGAAGTATGGTGCGGAAGGCGCTCGCGTTTACACCGACTATACTGAGCTTTTGAAGGACGAATCTATTGAAATCGTTCACGTCTGTACGCCGAATGATTCCCATGCGGTCATCGCGATTGCTGCGCTGGAAGCTGGCAAGCATGTCATGTGCGAGAAGCCAATGGCGAAAACAGCAGCAGATGCGAAGCTTATGATGGAAACGGCACGCCGTACGGGCAAAAAACTGACGATCGGCTACAACAACCGTTTCCGTCCAGACAGCCAGCAGCTGAAGAAAATTTGTGCTAATGGCGAGCTGGGCGAAGTGTATTACGCGAAAGCACATGCGATTCGTCGCCGCGCCGTACCAACATGGGGCGTATTCCTTGATGAAGAAAAACAAGGCGGCGGCCCGCTAATCGATATCGGTACTCACGCGCTGGATCTGACATTGTGGATGATGGACAACTATAAGCCAAAGGTTGTACTTGGAACGGCCTACCACAAGCTGTCGCAGCGTGAAAATGCAGCCAACGCTTGGGGCCCTTGGGACCCTGCCAAGTTTACCGTTGAAGATTCCGCTTTCGGCATGATCGTTATGGAAAATGGCGCTACGATTTCCCTTGAGTCCAGCTGGGCACTGAACACACTGGATATTGACGAAGCAAAATGCTCGCTGTCCGGTACAGAAGGCGGAGCTGATATGAAAGGCGGCCTGCGGATCAATGGCGAAAATCATAGCCGTCTTTACACGACGGACATTGAGCTGAAATCCGGCGGCGTCGCTTTCTTCGATGGCGCAGATTCCGGCCGCGACTCCGATCTGGAAATGAGAATGTGGCTGAAAGCAATTGAGGACGACACTGATCCGGTTGTAACACCAGAGCAAGCGTATGTCGTTTCGCAAATTTTGGAAGCCATTTATGAGTCCGCACGCACGGGCAAAGCCGTTTATCTGTAA
- a CDS encoding DUF6199 family natural product biosynthesis protein → MLFIGILLICIGVLLVVRPAFVWALTESWKSNDGTEASSLYLLSTRLGGVLCTLAGLAAIIAYWL, encoded by the coding sequence ATGCTTTTTATTGGGATTTTACTAATCTGCATTGGAGTATTGTTGGTGGTGCGACCTGCTTTCGTATGGGCACTGACCGAGAGCTGGAAATCAAATGACGGTACAGAGGCGTCAAGCCTATATCTTTTATCTACAAGACTAGGTGGCGTATTATGCACGCTAGCAGGGCTTGCAGCTATCATTGCTTATTGGCTTTAG